AAGAAAATTGGATACAATTAGGCACCGAATTTCATATGATTTATAACCTGAAACATTTTATGGGCAACCGTTTTGCAATATACAATTATGCCACTAAAGCTGCCGGAGGGTATGTTGATGTTGACTATTTTGAATATGCTAAAAGCGAATAATATGAATATACAAGGGCTAAAATAGTTTCTAAGGTGAAATAAATCCTAACCGTAGTGTTTTTATTCTATGCATAAGTTGATGTACTTAATCTAAATCATATAGTATGAAAAAATTTTTCTTTTTACATTTATTTATTTGGGGACTGACTGTCGGGGCTATCAGTCAAAATTATAAAAGTGCGCCGAATGGATACGATGTACCCCGTACAGGAATATCTCATGGACAAATAGATACGGTAACTTATTATTCTAAGACCGTAGATACTAATAGAAAAGCTCTTGTTTATACTCCTCCCGGATACTCTAAAAACAAACAATACCCTGTATTGTATTTGTTGCACGGTATTGGAGGCGATGAAAAAGAGTGGCTTAGCCATGGACAGCCTCAAGTAATTCTTGATAATTTGTATGCTGATAAGAAAGTAGTACCCATGATTGTCGTATTGCCCAACGGACGTGCTATGAAAGATGATCGTGCTATTGGAAATATTATGGAGGCACCAAAAGTAGAGGCATTTGCTACTTTCGAGAAAGATTTGTTAAATGACCTTATTCCTTTTATCCAGAAAACTTATCCTGTCTTGAAAAATCAGGAAAATCGAGGGCTTGCCGGCTTATCGATGGGGGGCGGACAATCTTTGAATTTTGGCCTCGGGAATCTTGATACATTTGCATGGGTAGGAGGTTTTTCTTCTGCGCCAAACACTAAAGCCCCAGAAGTGTTAGTCCCAAATCCGGATGAAGCAAAGAAAAAATTGAAACTCCTTTGGATCTCTTGTGGAGACAAAGACGGATTACTTAACTTCAGTAAGCGTACTCATGACTACTTAGCTAAAAATCAAGTTCCTCATGTTTATCAGGTTATACCGAATGGATATCACGATTTCAATATTTGGAAGCAAAACTTGTATATGTTCTCCCAATTGCTGTTTAAACCTGTGACTGCTGATCTTATCGAACAATACAGCTATATTCCTGAAGAAGCAGAGGGCGGTATCCCTGCATCAACAAATGTTCCCGGGGCTCAATATCCTCAGATATTATCTGGAAACAGAGTGCTATTTCGGATAAAAGCACCTGATGCTAAAATAGTGCAAGTGGATTTAGGAAAGAAATATGACATGGTTAGAGAAGAAGAAGGTTCATGGGCAATTACTACCGAACCTATTGTCGAAGGATTTCATTATTACTCTATCCTTATTGACGGTGTTGCTGTTTGTGATCCTGCAAGTCGCACTTTTTATGGTATGGGCCGTATGGCAAGTGGGATTGAAATACCCGAGAAAGGTGTGGATTACTATAACCTAAAGAATGTACCTCACGGACAAATAAGGCAGATTCGTTACTTTTCAGATGTGACCAAAGCATGGCGTAGAGCATTTGTATATACGCCGGCAGGATATGATACTAATACTTCGCAAAGATATCCCGTACTTTATTTACAGCATGGTGGAGGCGAAGACGAAACAGGATGGCCTAACCAAGGCAAAATGGATGCAATTATGGATAATCTGATAGCAGAAGGTAAAGCTAAGCCGATGATCGTAGTTATGGATAACGGCTATGCTATAGATCCGTCGGCATCTTCAGCTAATTCACCTCAGGGGCTTAGAGGTTTATTTCAGAACAGCGCATTGGAAAAAGTTTTTATTAACGAGATTATCCCTTTGGTAGATAAAGAATTTCGTACTATTCCGGATCGTGATCATCGAGCTATGGCAGGCTTATCGATGGGAGGGTTTCAGTCATTCCAGATTGCTATGACAAATTTGGATAAATTTGCTTATGTAGGCGGATTTAGCGGAGGCGGAATAATAGAACAAGGCGCTGATTTTTCTAAAATGTATAATAATGTTTGGTCTGACGTTGATGCATTCAACAAAAAAGTGAAATTGATATATTTAAGTATTGGAACTGCCGAGCCGACAAATATGTATCAAACTGTAAATAACTTTCATAAAGAATTCGAGAAAGCAGGAATTAAACATGTTTATTACGAATCGCCGGGAACATCCCACGAATGGTTGACATGGAGAAGATCATTGAATCAATTTGCTGAGTTGCTATTTAAGTAACGATATAATTAGATTGTTATACGAAAATAATAATAGTCTAAAGATTGAATTG
The Dysgonomonas mossii genome window above contains:
- a CDS encoding alpha/beta hydrolase-fold protein; its protein translation is MKKFFFLHLFIWGLTVGAISQNYKSAPNGYDVPRTGISHGQIDTVTYYSKTVDTNRKALVYTPPGYSKNKQYPVLYLLHGIGGDEKEWLSHGQPQVILDNLYADKKVVPMIVVLPNGRAMKDDRAIGNIMEAPKVEAFATFEKDLLNDLIPFIQKTYPVLKNQENRGLAGLSMGGGQSLNFGLGNLDTFAWVGGFSSAPNTKAPEVLVPNPDEAKKKLKLLWISCGDKDGLLNFSKRTHDYLAKNQVPHVYQVIPNGYHDFNIWKQNLYMFSQLLFKPVTADLIEQYSYIPEEAEGGIPASTNVPGAQYPQILSGNRVLFRIKAPDAKIVQVDLGKKYDMVREEEGSWAITTEPIVEGFHYYSILIDGVAVCDPASRTFYGMGRMASGIEIPEKGVDYYNLKNVPHGQIRQIRYFSDVTKAWRRAFVYTPAGYDTNTSQRYPVLYLQHGGGEDETGWPNQGKMDAIMDNLIAEGKAKPMIVVMDNGYAIDPSASSANSPQGLRGLFQNSALEKVFINEIIPLVDKEFRTIPDRDHRAMAGLSMGGFQSFQIAMTNLDKFAYVGGFSGGGIIEQGADFSKMYNNVWSDVDAFNKKVKLIYLSIGTAEPTNMYQTVNNFHKEFEKAGIKHVYYESPGTSHEWLTWRRSLNQFAELLFK